Proteins from one Sabethes cyaneus chromosome 2, idSabCyanKW18_F2, whole genome shotgun sequence genomic window:
- the LOC128737542 gene encoding cuticle protein 67-like, with translation MFRFVVLLAAVAVCQAAFSLNPAGPTYAGIHTPALTSQQSNILRTYGNLGQISTHSKTIDTPYSSVSKSDVRISNPGLAVGHVAAAYPAAYPAAYHAPAAYAPAVYGAPAVKAVAAPGLLGVAYSAAPAVAAMSYNNGLGISYAW, from the exons ATGTTCAGA tttgttgttCTGCTGGCTGCTGTTGCCGTGTGCCAGGCTGCCTTCTCGCTGAATCCCGCTGGACCAACATACGCCGGAATTCACACACCCGCCCTTACTAGTCAGCAGTCGAACATTCTACGTACCTACGGAAATCTTGGTCAGATCTCGACTCACTCCAAGACGATCGATACCCCATATTCGTCAGTGAGCAAATCGGATGTTCGCATTAGCAATCCAGGACTAGCTGTCGGTCACGTGGCTGCTGCCTACCCGGCTGCCTACCCAGCTGCTTACCATGCCCCTGCGGCCTACGCTCCAGCTGTGTACGGAGCTCCGGCCGTTAAGGCGGTTGCTGCCCCAGGATTGTTGGGCGTTGCTTACTCGGCCGCTCCAGCCGTCGCTGCCATGAGCTACAACAACGGACTCGGCATCAGCTATGCTTGGTAA